From Candidatus Nitricoxidivorans perseverans, the proteins below share one genomic window:
- the rsxC gene encoding electron transport complex subunit RsxC: MGLIERILHRSAPPKWGVHPDDRKRPAADAPLRTLPMPPRLYVPLLQHAGQPARPIVLVGQKVLKGQLIAEPRGKVSAPIHAPTSGIVAAIGEITAPHPSGLPFHAITLESDGADKAADADVPADPFALSPEEITERVAAAGVVGLGGATFPSSVKLALGKRTAVATLIVNGGECEPYLSCDDRVMRDFAAGVIDGVRLMMHAIGAREALVGIEDNKPESIAAMRKAAAPFSEIRVRPVPSRYPMGSDRQLIETLTGKEVPADCRAADVGVIVNNVSTANAVHRAIRLGEPLIRRIVTMNGGAVWQPGNILAPVGTLASDLLAFAGLKSEPARLLMGGPMMGAVLPHSRVPIVKGTAGILALAEGEIATPDASPCVRCGNCIRACPIGLLPLEMVARVRVDDLSGAEAIGLGDCISCGCCAYICPSRIPLVQYFTHAKGELRARERARLKMDATRRLAAARIERQEREAREKAAAAARRKAERAAQKAAA; encoded by the coding sequence ATGGGACTGATTGAAAGAATCCTGCACCGATCCGCCCCGCCGAAATGGGGGGTGCATCCGGACGACCGAAAACGGCCGGCCGCCGACGCGCCCCTGCGCACGCTGCCGATGCCGCCACGTCTTTACGTGCCGCTCTTGCAGCACGCCGGCCAGCCGGCGCGGCCCATCGTGCTGGTCGGGCAGAAGGTGCTGAAAGGCCAGTTGATCGCCGAACCTCGTGGCAAAGTCTCCGCGCCCATCCACGCGCCGACCTCGGGCATCGTCGCCGCCATCGGCGAGATCACCGCGCCGCATCCGTCGGGCCTGCCCTTCCATGCCATCACCCTCGAATCCGACGGTGCGGACAAGGCCGCCGATGCCGACGTGCCCGCCGATCCCTTCGCGCTTTCACCCGAAGAAATCACCGAGCGCGTCGCCGCGGCCGGCGTGGTGGGCCTGGGCGGCGCCACCTTCCCGTCCTCGGTAAAGCTTGCCCTTGGCAAGCGCACCGCCGTCGCCACGCTGATCGTCAACGGCGGCGAATGCGAGCCCTATCTCTCCTGCGACGACCGCGTCATGCGGGACTTCGCCGCCGGCGTCATCGACGGCGTGCGCCTGATGATGCACGCCATCGGCGCGCGTGAGGCGCTGGTCGGCATCGAGGACAACAAGCCGGAATCCATCGCCGCCATGAGAAAGGCCGCCGCGCCATTTTCCGAAATCAGGGTGCGGCCCGTGCCATCGCGCTACCCGATGGGATCGGACCGGCAGTTGATCGAGACGCTGACCGGCAAGGAAGTGCCCGCCGACTGCCGCGCCGCCGACGTCGGCGTGATCGTGAATAACGTGAGCACCGCCAACGCCGTGCATCGCGCCATTCGTCTGGGCGAGCCGCTGATCCGCCGCATCGTCACCATGAACGGCGGCGCGGTCTGGCAGCCGGGCAACATCCTCGCGCCGGTCGGCACGCTGGCGTCCGACCTGCTGGCCTTCGCCGGCCTCAAGAGCGAGCCGGCCCGCCTGCTGATGGGCGGGCCGATGATGGGGGCCGTGCTGCCCCATTCCCGGGTACCCATCGTCAAGGGCACGGCCGGCATCCTGGCGCTGGCCGAGGGTGAAATCGCCACGCCCGACGCCAGCCCCTGCGTCCGATGCGGCAACTGCATCCGCGCCTGCCCCATCGGCCTCCTGCCGCTGGAAATGGTCGCCCGCGTGCGCGTCGACGACCTTTCCGGCGCCGAGGCGATCGGTCTTGGCGATTGCATCTCCTGCGGCTGCTGCGCCTACATCTGCCCTTCCCGCATCCCGCTGGTGCAGTACTTCACCCATGCCAAGGGCGAACTCCGGGCGCGGGAAAGGGCCCGGCTCAAAATGGACGCGACCAGGCGCCTTGCCGCCGCCCGCATCGAACGGCAGGAGCGCGAAGCGAGGGAGAAGGCCGCCGCCGCCGCGCGTCGCAAGGCCGAGCGCGCGGCCCAGAAAGCCGCCGCATGA
- a CDS encoding RnfABCDGE type electron transport complex subunit B, translated as MIAAIASLTLLGAALGLALGIAARKFAVETDPLIGEIEALMPGSNCGQCGLPGCAGAARAIAAREAAVTCCPPGGKALAAALAARIGVALDLASVVDEGPRLAEVREEICIGCCRCIKVCPTDAIVGAARQIHNVIREACTGCGNCVDRCPTEAVTLKPVPVALQHWVWPKPAMA; from the coding sequence ATGATCGCGGCCATTGCCAGCCTCACCCTCCTCGGCGCCGCGCTCGGCCTGGCCCTGGGCATCGCCGCGCGCAAGTTCGCCGTCGAAACCGACCCGCTGATCGGCGAAATCGAGGCGCTGATGCCGGGCTCGAACTGCGGCCAGTGCGGCCTGCCCGGCTGCGCCGGCGCCGCCCGCGCCATCGCCGCGCGCGAGGCCGCCGTCACCTGCTGTCCGCCCGGCGGCAAGGCGCTGGCCGCGGCGCTGGCCGCCAGGATCGGCGTCGCGCTGGACCTGGCTTCCGTGGTCGACGAAGGCCCCAGGCTTGCGGAGGTAAGGGAGGAAATCTGCATCGGCTGCTGCCGCTGCATCAAGGTCTGTCCGACCGACGCCATCGTCGGCGCCGCCAGGCAGATCCACAACGTGATCCGTGAAGCCTGCACCGGTTGCGGCAACTGCGTCGATCGCTGCCCGACAGAAGCCGTGACCCTGAAGCCGGTGCCGGTGGCGCTGCAACACTGGGTCTGGCCGAAGCCAGCGATGGCATGA
- the rsxA gene encoding electron transport complex subunit RsxA has translation MGEFLILLVTTALVNNVVLVKFLGLCPFMGVSRRLDGALGMGLATSFVIVLAAAMSWILEHWLLAPLGLGFLRIMTFVLVIAATVQFVELAIRKMAPDLHRMLGIYLPLIATNCAVLGLPLINVQEKHNFVTTMVYDFGSAIGFTLAMVMFAGMRERLARAAVPAAFNGAPIAFVLASLMSLAFMGFSGLNFK, from the coding sequence ATGGGCGAATTCCTGATCCTGCTGGTGACCACCGCGCTCGTGAATAACGTGGTGCTGGTGAAATTTCTCGGCCTGTGTCCTTTCATGGGCGTGTCCAGGCGCCTGGACGGCGCGCTGGGCATGGGCCTGGCCACCAGCTTCGTCATCGTTCTGGCCGCCGCCATGAGCTGGATCCTCGAACACTGGCTGCTGGCGCCGCTGGGGCTTGGCTTCCTGCGCATCATGACCTTCGTCCTGGTCATCGCCGCGACCGTGCAGTTCGTCGAGCTCGCGATTCGCAAGATGGCGCCCGACCTCCACCGGATGCTCGGCATCTACCTGCCGCTGATCGCCACCAACTGCGCCGTGCTGGGCCTGCCGCTGATCAACGTGCAGGAAAAACACAATTTCGTCACCACGATGGTCTACGACTTCGGCTCCGCTATCGGATTCACGCTGGCGATGGTGATGTTCGCCGGCATGCGCGAACGGCTGGCGCGGGCAGCGGTGCCGGCCGCATTCAACGGCGCTCCCATCGCCTTCGTGCTGGCCAGCCTGATGTCGCTCGCCTTCATGGGATTTTCCGGATTGAACTTCAAATGA
- the draG gene encoding ADP-ribosyl-[dinitrogen reductase] hydrolase, with the protein MILRAEAAWLGLALGDALGATVEFMTPREIQARHGIHRELRGGGWLRLRPGQVTDDTTMSLALGDAILADGGRVEPLSCARAFDAWMRAKPVDIGNTVRRNLIRFRRTGEPEAPPSEHDAGNGAAMRVLPVALATLGRGENEVRAAVRAQAHVTHHNPDSDAACAFLALAVRDAVRGARLPELYRRRIRPFVEAHPGFAFRSRRRENPSGWIVETMQAVLQALLDTGGFEECLTDVVNRGGDSDTTGAIAGMLAGALYGPEALPPRWLRTLDAGIRENCRRQARELVSGGLKRST; encoded by the coding sequence ATGATCCTCCGCGCCGAGGCCGCCTGGCTCGGCCTGGCGCTGGGCGACGCGCTGGGCGCCACGGTCGAGTTCATGACGCCGCGCGAGATTCAAGCCCGGCACGGCATCCACCGGGAGCTGCGCGGCGGCGGCTGGCTGCGCCTGCGGCCCGGCCAGGTCACGGACGACACGACCATGAGCCTGGCGCTGGGCGATGCCATCCTCGCCGACGGCGGGCGCGTCGAGCCGCTTTCATGCGCCCGCGCATTCGACGCATGGATGCGCGCCAAGCCCGTCGACATCGGCAACACGGTACGCCGCAACCTGATCCGGTTCCGCCGTACCGGCGAACCCGAGGCGCCGCCCTCGGAGCACGACGCCGGCAACGGCGCGGCGATGCGCGTGCTGCCCGTGGCGCTGGCCACGCTGGGGCGCGGCGAGAACGAAGTGCGCGCCGCCGTGCGCGCCCAGGCGCATGTCACGCACCACAACCCGGACTCCGACGCCGCCTGCGCGTTCCTCGCGCTCGCCGTGCGGGACGCCGTGCGCGGCGCGCGCCTGCCGGAGCTCTACCGACGGCGCATCCGGCCGTTCGTGGAAGCGCATCCGGGATTCGCCTTTCGTTCACGCCGCCGCGAGAATCCGAGCGGCTGGATCGTCGAGACGATGCAGGCCGTGCTCCAGGCCCTGCTCGACACCGGCGGTTTCGAGGAATGCCTGACCGACGTCGTCAACCGCGGCGGCGACTCGGACACCACCGGCGCCATCGCCGGCATGCTCGCCGGCGCGCTCTACGGCCCGGAAGCCCTGCCCCCGCGCTGGCTCAGGACGCTCGACGCGGGGATACGGGAGAATTGCCGCCGGCAGGCGCGGGAGTTGGTGTCAGGCGGGCTGAAGCGTTCAACGTGA
- the nifB gene encoding nitrogenase cofactor biosynthesis protein NifB, whose amino-acid sequence MAFQTVTPIAVKGGCGATGCGASDGRTGALPDHVRRKVEDHPCYSERAHHHFARMHLAVAPACNIQCHYCNRKYDCSNESRPGVVSELLKPGQAARKALAVAAAIPQTSVVGIAGPGDPLANPARTFATFRAIAEKAPDLKLCVSTNGLALPDHVDELARLGVDHVTITINCIDPDVGAKIYPWILWKRKRVFGREASEILVARQLRGLEMLAARGILAKVNSVMIPGINDRHLVEVSKAVKARGAFLHNVMPLIADPAHGTYYGLAGRRGPTPAELKALQDECEGDMAMMRHCRQCRADAVGMLGEDRGAEFTMDRIDAMEIDHAAAMARRAAFRADVGQQARAPAPQPVALHLPARRDAGRPVLMAVATRGQGLVNEHFGHAREFLVYEATAAGARLVGVRKTELFCGGQETCGDDEDLLARNLRALEGCEAVLCARIGLEPWRELEAAGIRPDSAHAMEPIEEAVMALWRAMRPMEQREIAAA is encoded by the coding sequence GTGGCGTTCCAGACGGTCACCCCCATCGCGGTCAAGGGCGGTTGCGGCGCAACCGGGTGCGGCGCATCGGACGGGCGGACGGGCGCGCTGCCCGACCACGTCCGCCGCAAGGTGGAAGACCATCCCTGCTATTCCGAGCGGGCGCACCACCACTTCGCGCGCATGCACCTGGCCGTGGCGCCGGCCTGCAACATCCAGTGCCACTACTGCAACCGCAAGTACGACTGTTCGAACGAATCGCGCCCCGGCGTCGTCTCCGAACTGCTCAAGCCCGGCCAGGCCGCCCGCAAGGCGCTCGCCGTCGCGGCGGCGATCCCGCAGACGAGCGTGGTGGGCATCGCCGGCCCCGGCGACCCCCTGGCCAATCCGGCGCGCACCTTCGCCACCTTCCGCGCCATCGCGGAAAAGGCACCCGACCTCAAGCTGTGCGTCTCCACCAACGGGTTGGCCCTGCCCGACCATGTGGATGAACTCGCGCGGCTCGGCGTGGACCACGTGACCATCACCATCAACTGCATCGACCCGGACGTGGGCGCGAAGATATACCCGTGGATCCTCTGGAAGCGCAAGCGCGTGTTCGGCCGCGAGGCGTCCGAAATCCTGGTCGCGCGGCAGTTGCGGGGGCTGGAGATGCTCGCGGCGCGCGGCATCCTCGCCAAGGTCAATTCGGTGATGATCCCCGGCATCAACGACCGGCACCTCGTCGAGGTGTCGAAGGCGGTCAAGGCGCGCGGCGCATTCCTGCACAACGTGATGCCGCTGATCGCCGACCCCGCGCACGGCACGTACTACGGCCTCGCGGGCCGGCGCGGACCGACGCCCGCCGAACTCAAGGCGCTCCAGGACGAGTGCGAAGGCGACATGGCGATGATGCGCCACTGCCGCCAGTGCCGCGCCGACGCGGTCGGCATGCTCGGCGAGGACCGCGGCGCCGAATTCACCATGGACAGGATCGATGCCATGGAGATCGACCACGCAGCCGCCATGGCGCGCCGCGCCGCGTTCCGCGCGGACGTCGGGCAGCAGGCACGCGCCCCGGCGCCGCAACCCGTCGCGCTGCATCTGCCGGCGCGACGCGATGCAGGCCGGCCGGTGCTGATGGCGGTGGCGACGCGCGGGCAGGGCCTCGTCAACGAGCACTTCGGCCATGCGCGCGAGTTCCTGGTCTACGAGGCGACGGCAGCCGGCGCGCGGCTCGTCGGCGTGCGCAAGACCGAGCTTTTCTGCGGCGGTCAGGAGACCTGCGGCGACGACGAGGACCTGCTCGCGCGCAACCTGCGCGCGCTCGAAGGCTGCGAGGCCGTGCTGTGCGCGCGCATCGGCCTCGAACCCTGGCGCGAGCTGGAGGCCGCCGGCATCCGGCCCGACAGCGCGCATGCGATGGAGCCGATCGAGGAGGCCGTCATGGCCCTCTGGCGCGCGATGCGTCCGATGGAGCAGCGCGAGATCGCGGCGGCGTAA
- a CDS encoding CHASE domain-containing protein gives MNPKLGTILHSEATAWSVLAVSIVITAMAWFVSNTFLERDAEERFNAAVQRARHNISERMTAYQEILRAGAGLVDSSEHVTRGEWKAFVEALQIDRTYPGIQGLGYAVMVPPARKAALEASVRGEGFPDFAIWPAGRRDPYSAIVYLEPFDWRNRRAFGYDMFSEPVRREAMERARDTGQIAMSARVILVQETGRDVQMGTLLYMPIYRGGQRPATVAGRRAALEAFVYSPFRIGDLMRGILGLGLPQLHFELYDGAPGDDALMYRFEALMERNNGSLPARTRHRPRFTADIPIDVAGRRWTARFTSSTHFEEAVSSAQPALIAAGGLLADLLLFATLFSVSRSRRILACERERFHAAVEAAPVAMLMVDAEGRIVLANENAEQLFGYAREALIGRKIDMLIPDDARERHAAFVRGFMTECGARRMGAGRDIFGRRKDGTNVAVEIGLGSVETDAGRFVIAAITDITERKAFEAERARAEETIRDMAFHDSMTQLPNRRLLSDRMRQAMAAARRTRRHGALLFIDLDNFKSLNDSLGHDMGDKLLVEVARRLEECVRYGDTVARLGGDEFVVMLTGLSEEVAEATAQARQVGRKILDALNEPYRLDAHVHRSSPSIGATLFMDDREDMDAILKRADAAMYQVKASGRNALRFFDADG, from the coding sequence ATGAACCCGAAGCTTGGAACCATCCTGCACAGCGAGGCGACGGCCTGGAGCGTCCTGGCCGTCTCCATCGTCATAACGGCCATGGCGTGGTTCGTTTCGAACACCTTCCTGGAGCGGGACGCCGAGGAACGGTTCAACGCCGCCGTCCAGCGCGCCCGGCACAACATCTCCGAGCGGATGACGGCCTACCAGGAGATCCTCCGGGCGGGCGCCGGGCTCGTCGACAGCAGCGAGCATGTGACGCGCGGGGAATGGAAGGCCTTCGTCGAGGCGCTCCAGATCGACAGGACCTATCCGGGCATCCAGGGGCTGGGTTACGCCGTCATGGTGCCTCCGGCGCGCAAGGCCGCGCTGGAGGCCTCGGTCCGTGGGGAGGGCTTCCCGGATTTCGCCATCTGGCCGGCGGGACGTCGCGATCCATACAGCGCCATCGTCTATCTGGAACCCTTTGACTGGCGCAACCGGCGGGCCTTCGGCTACGACATGTTCTCGGAGCCGGTGCGCCGGGAGGCCATGGAGCGCGCCCGCGACACGGGCCAGATCGCCATGTCCGCCCGCGTGATCCTCGTTCAGGAGACCGGGCGCGACGTCCAGATGGGAACGCTGCTCTACATGCCCATCTACCGCGGCGGGCAGCGCCCGGCCACGGTGGCGGGCCGGCGCGCCGCGCTGGAGGCTTTCGTATACAGCCCGTTCCGGATCGGGGACCTCATGCGCGGCATCCTGGGGTTGGGCCTTCCGCAGCTCCATTTCGAGCTCTATGACGGCGCACCGGGCGACGATGCCCTGATGTACCGCTTCGAGGCCCTGATGGAGCGGAACAACGGCAGCCTGCCGGCGCGCACGCGGCACCGGCCGCGCTTCACCGCCGACATCCCGATCGACGTGGCCGGCAGGCGGTGGACGGCCCGCTTCACCAGCAGCACCCATTTCGAGGAGGCCGTCTCCAGCGCGCAGCCCGCCCTGATCGCCGCGGGCGGCCTGCTGGCGGACCTGCTCCTGTTCGCGACGCTGTTTTCGGTTTCCCGGAGCCGGCGCATTCTGGCCTGCGAGCGGGAGCGGTTCCACGCGGCCGTCGAGGCCGCGCCGGTGGCGATGCTCATGGTGGATGCCGAAGGCCGCATCGTGCTCGCCAACGAAAACGCGGAGCAGTTGTTCGGCTACGCGCGAGAGGCGTTGATCGGGCGAAAGATCGACATGCTGATACCGGACGACGCGCGGGAACGGCACGCCGCCTTCGTCCGAGGCTTCATGACCGAATGCGGCGCGCGGCGCATGGGGGCGGGGCGGGATATCTTCGGCCGGCGCAAGGACGGCACGAACGTGGCCGTGGAGATCGGCCTGGGCAGCGTGGAGACCGACGCGGGGCGTTTCGTCATCGCGGCCATCACCGACATCACCGAGCGGAAGGCGTTCGAGGCGGAGCGGGCCCGTGCGGAAGAGACGATCCGCGACATGGCTTTTCACGACTCCATGACCCAGTTGCCCAACCGGCGGCTGCTGTCCGACCGCATGCGGCAAGCCATGGCGGCGGCGCGGCGCACCCGGCGGCACGGCGCCCTGCTGTTCATCGACCTGGACAACTTCAAGTCGCTCAACGACAGCCTGGGACACGACATGGGCGACAAGCTGCTGGTGGAGGTGGCGCGGCGCCTGGAGGAATGTGTCCGCTACGGAGACACGGTGGCGCGGCTGGGCGGCGACGAGTTCGTGGTCATGCTGACGGGGCTGTCCGAAGAGGTTGCGGAAGCCACGGCACAGGCACGGCAGGTCGGCAGAAAGATTCTCGACGCGCTCAACGAGCCCTACCGGCTCGATGCGCATGTCCATCGCAGCTCCCCCAGCATCGGCGCCACCCTCTTCATGGACGATCGCGAGGACATGGACGCCATTCTCAAGCGGGCCGACGCGGCCATGTACCAGGTCAAGGCGTCCGGACGGAACGCCCTGCGCTTCTTCGACGCCGACGGGTGA
- a CDS encoding YaeQ family protein, with protein sequence MALKSTIFKIELQLADLDRNRYQTHSLTLARHPSETDERMMVRLIAFALHADPALEFGKGLSADDEPDLWRKDLTGTIEQWIEIGLPDEKRLRKARGRAAEVCVVSYGGRAADLWWEQGQPALRKLDKLSVINLPGDQTKSLASHAVRTMSINCTIQEGDLLLVMGEETFHLVPEYRLRPSGSRR encoded by the coding sequence ATGGCGCTGAAATCAACCATCTTCAAGATCGAGCTGCAACTGGCGGACCTGGACCGCAACCGCTACCAGACCCATTCCCTGACCCTCGCGCGCCATCCCTCCGAGACCGACGAGCGGATGATGGTGCGGCTGATCGCCTTCGCCCTGCATGCAGATCCCGCCCTGGAATTCGGCAAGGGATTGTCAGCGGACGACGAGCCCGACCTGTGGCGCAAGGACCTGACCGGGACGATCGAGCAGTGGATCGAGATCGGCCTGCCCGACGAAAAGCGGCTGCGCAAGGCCCGCGGCCGGGCCGCCGAAGTCTGCGTCGTGTCGTATGGCGGGCGCGCCGCCGATCTGTGGTGGGAACAGGGCCAGCCTGCGCTACGCAAGCTCGACAAGCTGTCGGTCATCAACCTGCCCGGTGATCAGACGAAATCGCTCGCGAGCCATGCGGTTCGCACCATGTCGATCAACTGCACGATCCAGGAAGGCGATCTCCTCCTGGTCATGGGCGAAGAGACGTTCCACCTCGTTCCCGAGTACCGATTGCGCCCATCGGGGTCGCGTCGGTAA
- a CDS encoding ATP-binding protein, giving the protein METKLSEAMLLAGLAEESRVDDLREALSAAVFQMEGPVNVMASVLATMERRGCCHGAGFAIGEALAAARAAVATLRGAIPEHRWEAPTAVNLNDILRDVLQLSTSRLLATGITVTCQPQPVLHSVAGYPNRLRAMVKALVDNAIEAMDGRGWKTRELFLATAAEDGRIELVIEDSGPGIPPALRLKVFEPFYSTRKDGGHLGTGLATARQIALDHGGGIDLEPREAGGCRVRVTLPLRNTVGDGES; this is encoded by the coding sequence ATGGAAACCAAACTCTCCGAAGCGATGCTGTTGGCCGGGCTGGCCGAGGAATCGCGCGTGGACGATCTGAGGGAAGCGCTCTCGGCGGCCGTCTTCCAGATGGAAGGCCCGGTCAATGTGATGGCCTCGGTGCTGGCCACCATGGAACGGCGCGGATGCTGCCATGGCGCCGGCTTCGCCATTGGCGAAGCCCTGGCCGCCGCCCGTGCCGCGGTGGCCACGCTTCGCGGCGCCATACCGGAACACCGGTGGGAAGCGCCGACGGCGGTCAATCTCAACGATATCCTGCGGGACGTGCTGCAACTGTCCACGTCGCGCCTTCTGGCCACCGGCATCACGGTCACCTGCCAGCCCCAGCCGGTGCTGCACTCCGTGGCCGGCTACCCCAACCGCCTGCGGGCCATGGTCAAGGCATTGGTGGACAACGCCATCGAGGCCATGGACGGCCGCGGATGGAAAACGCGGGAGCTGTTTCTCGCCACCGCCGCGGAGGATGGCCGCATCGAGCTGGTGATCGAGGACAGCGGGCCGGGCATTCCGCCCGCCCTGCGCCTGAAGGTTTTCGAGCCCTTCTATTCCACCCGCAAGGACGGCGGGCATCTCGGCACCGGCCTGGCCACCGCCCGCCAGATCGCCCTGGACCACGGCGGCGGCATCGATCTCGAACCGCGCGAGGCGGGCGGTTGCCGTGTGCGAGTGACGCTGCCCCTGCGCAACACCGTCGGGGATGGCGAATCATGA
- a CDS encoding RnfABCDGE type electron transport complex subunit D codes for MTPPTAAPPTAPHAIAGNSVPRIMLTVVATLVPATLYGFWLYGWPAIDLWLVTVLAALLGEGVCLRLAGRRAMPELLDGSALLTGWLLAISLPPWAPWWIGLLGGLFATVIAKQVFGGLGQNLFNPAMVARVFLLISFPVQMTVWIAPLPITAATAPGFSDGLRILLNGVPDLDAVSSASLLGFAKTELSRGVDLLHSLATATAPGNSLTGARPGSLGETASMLIAGGGLALLFLGIITWHIPVAMLAGIAIPAFIAHAIDPLRHLDAATHLLSGGAMLGAFFIATDTVTSPNTRAGQLIFGAGCGLLTYVIRTWGGYPEGVAFAVLLMNALTPVIDHAIRPRILGRDRRGAPLDPAVERAKS; via the coding sequence ATGACCCCGCCCACCGCCGCACCGCCCACGGCGCCGCACGCCATCGCGGGCAACAGCGTCCCGCGCATCATGCTCACCGTCGTCGCGACGCTGGTTCCCGCCACGCTTTACGGTTTCTGGCTCTACGGCTGGCCGGCCATCGACCTCTGGCTCGTCACCGTGCTCGCCGCCCTGCTGGGCGAAGGCGTCTGCCTGCGGCTGGCCGGGCGCCGCGCAATGCCGGAACTGCTGGACGGTTCGGCGCTGCTCACCGGCTGGCTGCTGGCGATCTCGCTGCCGCCCTGGGCGCCATGGTGGATTGGCCTCCTGGGCGGACTCTTCGCCACCGTGATCGCCAAGCAGGTGTTCGGCGGACTCGGGCAAAACCTATTCAACCCGGCCATGGTGGCCAGGGTCTTCCTGCTGATCTCCTTCCCGGTGCAGATGACCGTCTGGATCGCGCCGCTGCCCATCACCGCCGCCACGGCGCCCGGCTTCAGCGACGGCTTGCGCATTCTCCTCAACGGCGTGCCCGACCTCGATGCGGTGTCAAGCGCCTCGTTGCTGGGTTTTGCCAAGACCGAACTCTCCCGCGGCGTCGACCTGCTGCATTCGCTTGCGACCGCCACGGCTCCGGGAAACTCGCTGACCGGCGCCCGTCCGGGCAGCCTCGGCGAAACCGCCTCGATGCTGATCGCGGGCGGCGGCCTGGCGCTGCTGTTCCTGGGCATCATCACATGGCATATCCCCGTCGCCATGCTCGCCGGCATCGCCATCCCCGCTTTCATCGCCCATGCCATCGATCCATTGCGCCATCTCGACGCCGCCACCCATCTGCTCTCGGGCGGGGCCATGCTCGGCGCATTCTTCATCGCCACCGATACCGTCACCTCGCCGAACACCCGGGCCGGCCAACTGATCTTCGGCGCCGGCTGCGGCTTACTCACCTATGTCATCCGCACCTGGGGCGGCTACCCCGAAGGCGTGGCCTTCGCCGTGCTGCTGATGAACG